The Paracoccus sediminicola genome has a segment encoding these proteins:
- a CDS encoding flavodoxin family protein gives MGFDDLNAVFVNCSLQKRSSDSHTQILLDACGGLMAGQGVSVDHIHLLDHVVPPGVYPDMRAHGWDRDDWPEVIWPRIRDADILVIGTPLWLGEESSVCRILIERLYAMSGMLNDKGQSVFYGKVGGCVVTGNEDGIKHAAMTIGFALNHLGYTIPPQADCGWIGEAGPGPSFGDKAEDGSRAGFDNDFTRRNSTIMSWNLMHLAQLLKPGIPSRGNDRNAFKAGERFGFALPGEA, from the coding sequence ATGGGTTTCGACGATCTGAACGCGGTTTTCGTGAACTGCTCGCTGCAAAAGCGCAGCAGCGACAGCCACACGCAGATTCTGCTGGATGCCTGCGGCGGCCTGATGGCCGGGCAGGGCGTCTCGGTCGATCACATCCACCTGCTCGACCATGTGGTGCCGCCGGGGGTCTATCCCGATATGCGCGCGCATGGCTGGGACCGCGACGACTGGCCCGAGGTGATCTGGCCGCGCATTCGCGACGCCGATATTCTGGTGATCGGCACACCCTTGTGGCTGGGCGAGGAAAGCAGCGTCTGCCGCATTCTCATCGAACGGCTCTATGCCATGTCGGGGATGCTGAACGACAAGGGGCAGTCGGTGTTCTATGGCAAGGTGGGCGGCTGCGTCGTCACCGGCAATGAGGACGGCATCAAGCACGCCGCCATGACCATCGGTTTCGCGCTGAACCATCTGGGCTATACGATCCCGCCCCAGGCCGATTGCGGCTGGATCGGAGAGGCCGGGCCGGGGCCGAGCTTCGGCGACAAGGCCGAGGATGGCAGCCGGGCCGGGTTCGACAATGATTTCACGCGGCGCAACAGCACCATCATGAGCTGGAACCTGATGCATCTGGCGCAGCTGCTGAAGCCCGGCATCCCGTCGCGCGGCAACGACCGCAACGCCTTCAAGGCGGGCGAGCGTTTCGGCTTTGCCCTGCCGGGGGAGGCATGA